From Priestia aryabhattai, one genomic window encodes:
- the hemB gene encoding porphobilinogen synthase → MKDLQFTRHRRLRNSVNMRALVRETYLHPEDFIYPIFIVEGEQKRNAVKSMPGVDQISLDYLNDEIQELVDLGIKSAMVFGVPAEKDAVGSQAYHDHGIVQKGIRQIKENFPDFVVIADTCLCQYTDHGHCGVIEDGKILNDPSLDLLARTAVSQAEAGADIIAPSNMMDGFVAAIRHGLDEAGFEDVPVMSYAVKYASAFYGPFRDAAHSSPQFGDRKTYQMDPANRLEALREAESDVEEGADFLIVKPALSYLDIMRDVKNTFNLPVVAYNVSGEYSMIKAAAQNGWVNEKEIVLEKLISMKRAGADLIVTYHAKDAARWLSDK, encoded by the coding sequence ATGAAAGATTTACAATTTACACGTCATCGTCGTCTTCGTAATTCTGTAAATATGCGTGCGCTTGTACGTGAAACCTATTTACATCCCGAAGACTTTATATATCCTATTTTTATTGTAGAAGGTGAACAAAAAAGAAATGCTGTAAAATCAATGCCAGGTGTGGATCAAATTTCTTTAGACTACTTGAATGATGAAATCCAAGAGTTAGTCGATTTAGGAATCAAGTCAGCTATGGTATTTGGTGTTCCCGCTGAAAAAGATGCGGTTGGCTCACAGGCGTACCATGACCACGGAATTGTCCAAAAAGGTATTCGTCAAATTAAAGAAAACTTTCCAGACTTTGTTGTTATTGCAGATACATGTTTATGTCAATACACAGATCATGGCCACTGTGGTGTAATTGAAGACGGAAAAATCTTAAACGATCCTAGCCTTGACTTATTAGCTCGTACAGCGGTTAGTCAAGCTGAAGCAGGAGCGGATATTATTGCGCCTTCAAACATGATGGACGGTTTTGTGGCGGCTATTCGCCACGGTCTAGACGAAGCTGGATTTGAAGATGTGCCTGTGATGTCTTATGCTGTTAAATATGCATCTGCCTTTTACGGACCATTCCGCGATGCAGCGCATTCTTCTCCTCAATTTGGAGATCGTAAAACATATCAAATGGACCCAGCCAATCGCTTAGAAGCACTTCGAGAAGCAGAATCTGATGTAGAAGAAGGAGCAGATTTCTTAATTGTAAAACCGGCTCTATCTTATTTAGATATTATGCGCGATGTGAAAAATACGTTTAATTTACCGGTAGTGGCTTATAATGTGAGCGGTGAATATTCAATGATTAAAGCGGCAGCTCAAAACGGCTGGGTAAATGAAAAAGAGATTGTTCTTGAAAAATTAATTAGCATGAAGCGTGCAGGAGCGGATTTAATTGTAACGTATCATGCTAAAGACGCAGCACGCTGGTTATCTGATAAGTAA
- a CDS encoding uroporphyrinogen-III synthase has translation MSHEAPLFLKKVLITREAKQAHSFATQIKKLGGIPLSLPVLTFARSSNEQEVEDVLLSIGSFDWVVFTSQNGISFFFEWLKELNISWSALKRLKVAAVGEKTAKLLEKHDVNVQLVPKEYVAESLLESLKANVSHHERVLLVRGQLARSVLKDGLKECEITDLIVYQTIRNQDSERLVKQHLEIGIDAITFTSSSTVRFFVESVKDIPNWLELVNRTKVICIGPITSQTANEYGIKHLVPSTYTINGMIDMLVSCFK, from the coding sequence ATGAGTCATGAGGCTCCTCTTTTTTTGAAAAAAGTTTTGATTACAAGAGAAGCGAAGCAGGCTCATTCATTTGCAACACAGATTAAAAAGCTGGGGGGGATACCTTTAAGCTTACCAGTCCTCACGTTCGCACGTTCTAGCAATGAACAAGAAGTGGAAGATGTCCTGCTGTCGATTGGCTCGTTTGATTGGGTTGTTTTTACAAGTCAAAACGGCATTTCTTTTTTCTTCGAATGGCTAAAAGAGTTAAATATCAGTTGGAGTGCTTTAAAAAGATTAAAAGTGGCTGCGGTGGGAGAAAAAACCGCAAAATTGCTAGAAAAACACGATGTTAACGTGCAACTTGTTCCAAAAGAATACGTTGCGGAATCACTTCTTGAGTCGTTAAAAGCAAATGTTTCACATCACGAGCGAGTTCTCCTTGTACGAGGACAATTAGCCCGCTCTGTTTTAAAAGATGGGTTAAAAGAGTGTGAGATAACGGATTTAATCGTATATCAGACCATTCGAAATCAAGACTCTGAACGGTTGGTTAAGCAACATTTAGAAATAGGAATTGATGCTATTACTTTTACAAGTTCTTCTACGGTGAGATTTTTTGTTGAGTCAGTTAAAGACATTCCGAATTGGCTTGAGCTTGTGAATAGAACCAAAGTTATTTGTATTGGTCCTATTACAAGTCAGACAGCGAATGAATATGGAATTAAGCATCTTGTTCCTAGCACGTACACAATAAATGGTATGATAGATATGTTGGTTAGTTGTTTTAAATAA
- the hemC gene encoding hydroxymethylbilane synthase, whose amino-acid sequence MRKIIVGSRRSKLALTQTKWVIEQLKKQGLPFEFEIKEMVTKGDQILNVTLSKVGGKGLFVKEIEQAMLDEEIDMAVHSMKDMPAVLPEGLTIGCIPLREDHRDALISKNGERFEELPSGAVIGTSSLRRGAQLLSMRPDIEIKWIRGNIDTRLEKLKNEDYDAIILAAAGLSRMGWSKDTVTQYLEPEISVPAVGQGALAIECRENDHELLSLLQALNHDETARAVRAERIFLKEMEGGCQVPIAGYGRILDDRNIELTSLVASPDGKTIYKEQITGKDPVAIGSEAAERLTSQGAKLLIDHVKEELDK is encoded by the coding sequence ATGCGAAAAATTATTGTCGGCTCTCGTCGAAGCAAACTTGCGTTAACACAGACTAAGTGGGTCATTGAACAGTTAAAAAAACAAGGTCTTCCTTTTGAGTTTGAAATTAAAGAAATGGTTACAAAAGGTGATCAAATTTTAAATGTAACGCTGTCCAAAGTGGGCGGTAAAGGTCTTTTTGTAAAAGAAATTGAACAAGCCATGTTAGATGAAGAAATTGATATGGCCGTTCATAGTATGAAAGATATGCCGGCTGTCTTGCCAGAAGGATTAACGATTGGATGTATTCCTTTACGAGAAGATCATCGTGATGCGCTTATTTCAAAAAATGGTGAGCGATTTGAGGAGCTACCAAGCGGTGCTGTGATTGGGACAAGCAGCTTGCGTCGAGGGGCACAGCTTCTATCTATGCGTCCAGATATCGAAATTAAATGGATTCGAGGAAACATCGACACACGCCTAGAGAAATTAAAAAATGAAGATTACGATGCGATTATCTTGGCAGCTGCAGGGTTATCTCGTATGGGCTGGTCGAAAGATACGGTCACTCAGTACTTAGAGCCGGAAATAAGCGTTCCTGCTGTAGGACAGGGAGCTTTAGCTATCGAATGCCGAGAAAATGACCATGAATTATTATCGCTTCTTCAAGCTCTAAATCATGATGAAACGGCTCGTGCTGTTAGAGCTGAACGCATATTTTTAAAAGAGATGGAAGGCGGATGCCAAGTGCCGATTGCGGGGTATGGGCGTATATTGGACGATCGAAACATTGAGCTAACGTCGCTAGTCGCTTCTCCTGATGGCAAAACGATTTACAAAGAGCAAATTACGGGAAAAGACCCCGTTGCTATCGGTTCAGAAGCTGCTGAGCGCTTAACATCTCAAGGAGCTAAGCTTTTAATTGATCATGTAAAAGAGGAGCTGGACAAGTAA
- a CDS encoding cytochrome C assembly family protein, whose protein sequence is MVDMELTRIYELIVILYAASVLLYFIDFVQNNRKANSIAFWLLSIVWVLQTAFLILRMFETGRFPILTVSEGLYFYAWVLITLSLVINRLFRVDFMVFFTNVIGFLIMAIHTFAPLETYTAVQSERLVSELLIIHITMAILSYGAFSVSFVFSALYLVQYNLLKKKKWGKRLLRIEDLTKLDYMSYVLILIGVPLLLLSLILGIIWAYIKYVDFHWYDTKVLGSFLMFVAYSAYLYARLRRGIQGKAIAMWNIGLFLVLLINFFLFGSLSNFHFWGS, encoded by the coding sequence ATGGTTGATATGGAATTAACCAGAATCTATGAATTGATTGTGATTTTATACGCGGCGAGCGTTTTATTATATTTTATTGATTTTGTACAAAATAACCGGAAGGCAAATTCGATAGCCTTCTGGTTACTTTCTATTGTGTGGGTTTTGCAAACAGCCTTTTTAATCTTACGAATGTTTGAGACGGGAAGGTTTCCTATTCTTACCGTTTCTGAAGGGCTGTATTTTTACGCGTGGGTGTTAATTACTCTTTCACTTGTGATTAATCGCTTATTTCGCGTTGATTTTATGGTGTTTTTTACAAATGTGATTGGTTTCTTAATTATGGCTATTCATACGTTTGCTCCACTTGAAACATACACTGCTGTCCAGTCGGAGCGCCTTGTGTCAGAATTATTAATCATTCATATTACCATGGCTATTTTATCTTACGGCGCTTTTTCAGTCTCTTTTGTTTTTTCCGCTCTGTATCTTGTTCAGTATAATTTATTGAAAAAGAAGAAATGGGGCAAGCGCTTGCTAAGAATTGAGGATTTAACAAAGCTAGATTACATGTCCTATGTATTAATTTTAATTGGTGTACCGCTGTTATTGCTTTCGTTAATCTTAGGAATCATATGGGCTTATATTAAATACGTAGATTTTCATTGGTACGATACAAAAGTGTTAGGTTCATTTTTAATGTTTGTTGCATACAGCGCGTATTTGTATGCTAGACTGCGTAGAGGTATTCAAGGAAAGGCAATCGCGATGTGGAATATCGGATTGTTCTTAGTCTTACTTATTAATTTCTTTTTATTTGGCAGTTTATCGAATTTTCACTTTTGGGGTTCGTAA
- the hemA gene encoding glutamyl-tRNA reductase, with protein sequence MHIIAVGLNFRTAPVEIREKLSFNEQELASAMKTLSGQKSILENIIVSTCNRTEIYAVVDQLHTGRYYVKAFLAEWFGIDKEEFSPYLTIYENDGAIEHLYRVACGLDSMVIGETQILGQVRSSFLLAQEEETIGTVFNQLFKQAVTLAKKAHHETEIGANAVSVSYAAVELAKKIFGDLSSKHVLILGAGKMGQLAVQNLYGSGAKKVTVVNRTFEKAQELANRFSGEAKPFADLQHALSEADILISSTGANDYVVTKQMMSEAERTRKGRPLFMVDIAVPRDLDPELDELETVFLYDIDDLNGIVESNLQERQKAADEIEIMVEAEIVAFKSWLGTLGVVPVISALRQKALTIQAETMKSIERKLPDLSERERKVLNKHTKSIINQLLRDPILHAKELAGEKHAEESLELFMKIFNIEQEVALQKEKEEQLHTSITSHSVAYQS encoded by the coding sequence ATGCATATTATAGCAGTCGGCTTAAACTTTCGAACAGCCCCTGTTGAAATAAGAGAAAAGCTTAGTTTTAATGAGCAAGAACTAGCATCTGCCATGAAAACGTTAAGCGGCCAAAAAAGTATTTTGGAGAACATCATTGTTTCAACATGCAATCGTACGGAAATTTATGCTGTTGTTGATCAATTACACACGGGCCGTTATTATGTAAAAGCATTTTTAGCTGAATGGTTCGGAATAGATAAAGAAGAGTTTTCGCCTTATTTAACCATCTATGAAAATGATGGAGCCATCGAACATTTATACCGAGTAGCATGTGGATTGGATTCAATGGTGATTGGCGAAACACAAATTCTTGGACAAGTGCGTTCAAGTTTTTTGCTTGCTCAAGAAGAAGAAACAATTGGTACAGTTTTTAATCAGCTGTTTAAACAAGCTGTGACATTAGCTAAAAAAGCTCATCATGAAACAGAAATTGGTGCGAATGCAGTTTCTGTCAGCTATGCAGCTGTAGAGCTTGCTAAAAAGATTTTTGGAGACTTATCATCCAAACACGTATTGATTCTTGGTGCGGGAAAAATGGGTCAGCTTGCCGTACAGAATTTATATGGCAGCGGAGCTAAAAAAGTAACGGTAGTGAATCGAACATTTGAAAAGGCACAGGAGCTAGCAAACCGTTTTTCTGGAGAAGCCAAACCATTTGCTGATCTTCAACATGCTTTAAGTGAAGCAGATATCTTAATTAGTTCAACAGGAGCTAATGACTATGTAGTAACGAAACAAATGATGAGTGAAGCTGAGCGTACGCGTAAAGGTCGCCCATTGTTTATGGTGGACATCGCCGTTCCGCGTGACTTAGATCCAGAACTAGACGAGCTAGAGACGGTCTTTTTATACGATATCGACGATTTAAACGGGATTGTAGAATCTAACTTGCAAGAGCGTCAAAAAGCTGCGGATGAAATTGAAATTATGGTTGAAGCTGAAATTGTTGCTTTCAAGTCTTGGCTTGGTACATTAGGCGTTGTGCCTGTTATTTCTGCACTTCGTCAAAAAGCACTTACCATTCAAGCTGAAACGATGAAAAGCATTGAACGTAAGCTCCCAGATTTATCTGAGCGTGAGCGCAAAGTTTTAAATAAACATACAAAAAGTATAATTAATCAACTTCTTCGCGATCCAATTTTACACGCGAAAGAATTGGCTGGAGAGAAACATGCTGAAGAGTCTTTAGAGCTGTTCATGAAGATTTTTAATATTGAACAGGAAGTTGCTTTGCAAAAAGAAAAAGAAGAGCAGCTTCATACATCGATTACGTCTCATTCAGTAGCTTATCAGTCTTAA